The Salinibaculum sp. SYNS191 genome has a window encoding:
- a CDS encoding class I SAM-dependent methyltransferase, giving the protein MAEDDWNQFYSTGEYERSAYLAGEMMDEYVDRFFTALGSSPDSFASVGCGPAVTEVALADRHPDIEFYCCDISEHVIRDNRELAEQRDLSNISFSVRSLPDIDMGREFDIVYCMATLYFVEEIEIAIETLYNHVASGGYLIFNYPTEATRDWLRDASQQKREFFSPVVSGTNLLTEKEIEHVLGTTLQDYWELVGATELQSAGHPAVFVQR; this is encoded by the coding sequence ATGGCCGAAGACGATTGGAACCAGTTCTACTCGACGGGCGAGTACGAGAGATCTGCGTATCTCGCTGGTGAGATGATGGACGAGTACGTAGACCGATTTTTCACTGCATTAGGGTCGTCACCCGATTCGTTCGCCTCGGTCGGCTGTGGCCCGGCCGTCACCGAAGTCGCGCTTGCGGATCGACATCCCGACATAGAGTTTTACTGCTGTGACATCTCTGAGCACGTGATTCGGGACAACCGTGAGTTAGCCGAGCAACGCGACCTGTCTAACATCTCCTTCAGCGTGAGATCGCTACCTGACATCGATATGGGCCGAGAGTTCGATATCGTCTACTGCATGGCGACGCTGTACTTCGTCGAGGAGATCGAAATCGCGATCGAAACCCTCTACAATCACGTTGCCTCCGGTGGATACCTGATCTTTAACTATCCGACCGAAGCAACCCGGGACTGGCTCCGAGACGCTTCCCAACAGAAGCGCGAGTTTTTCTCTCCCGTCGTGTCCGGAACAAATCTATTAACTGAGAAAGAAATCGAACACGTGCTCGGAACGACCCTTCAAGATTATTGGGAGCTGGTTGGTGCAACCGAGTTACAGTCTGCAGGGCATCCTGCCGTGTTCGTTCAACGATAG
- a CDS encoding helix-turn-helix domain-containing protein: MKYLHLALQYDREVQHPMQRLLTDSEGVERSWLVTWNLLGEGAIIHTLFYIIGERERYEQHIAGAEGTVDYDITPVDDGSFYAYVREREKDVFERFRTAFEQPSVVVVPPLAYRPDGRVDFDVLGEPADLEGSLDRLPDEITVEVSEIGEYDARPDVPAVDLTARQREALRAAVTVGYYEYPRTGSVADVAEVLDCATSTASNHLQKAEARLIRQFIGAR; encoded by the coding sequence ATGAAGTACCTCCATCTTGCCCTGCAGTACGACCGGGAGGTCCAGCATCCGATGCAGCGGCTCCTGACGGATTCCGAGGGGGTCGAGCGCAGTTGGCTCGTCACCTGGAACTTGCTGGGCGAGGGTGCTATCATACATACGCTATTTTACATCATCGGCGAGCGGGAGCGGTACGAACAGCACATTGCTGGTGCCGAGGGGACGGTCGACTACGATATCACCCCAGTCGACGACGGTTCGTTCTACGCGTACGTTCGAGAGCGTGAGAAGGACGTCTTCGAGCGCTTCCGCACAGCGTTCGAACAGCCGTCAGTCGTCGTTGTGCCACCGCTCGCCTATCGGCCCGACGGGCGAGTAGACTTCGACGTCCTCGGCGAACCTGCAGACCTGGAGGGGAGTCTCGACAGGTTGCCCGACGAAATCACCGTCGAGGTGTCCGAGATCGGCGAGTACGATGCGCGCCCGGACGTCCCTGCTGTCGATCTCACGGCCCGCCAGCGTGAGGCGCTTCGCGCGGCGGTGACGGTCGGGTACTACGAGTATCCACGGACCGGAAGTGTCGCAGACGTAGCCGAGGTGCTCGACTGTGCAACGAGCACTGCCTCGAATCATCTGCAGAAGGCAGAGGCACGACTCATCAGGCAATTTATCGGAGCACGCTGA
- a CDS encoding alpha/beta fold hydrolase, with amino-acid sequence MAVTNPPTDTDASLLPAYELESTYRTINGLQLHTVAAGDPDDPLVVLLHGHPDFWYGWRDQIGPLVDAGFRVVVPDQRGCNLSDAPDGIDAYRLSNLAADVCELIHSEGRQSAHIVGHDFGGFVAWNVALRHPSVVERLGILNVPHPTVYGETLRSSPEQILRSWYVWFYQVPKLPEWLLRRNDMDNMVDSLEITSNEGTFDDETIERYKTAWQYTGIEPRINWYRGFRRSDSPPRDNVTQPTLICWGEDDIALRPSMAEESVDYCEDAQLRMFPDASHWVHHEREEVTDELIHHLTQSSLSVPTSPLED; translated from the coding sequence ATGGCAGTCACGAACCCGCCCACCGATACAGACGCATCGTTGCTCCCTGCATACGAACTCGAATCCACCTACCGCACTATCAACGGCTTGCAGTTACACACCGTGGCTGCAGGCGACCCCGACGATCCACTCGTCGTCCTCCTACACGGCCATCCGGATTTCTGGTACGGCTGGCGCGATCAGATCGGGCCACTCGTCGACGCCGGCTTCCGCGTGGTCGTGCCGGACCAGCGCGGCTGTAATCTGAGCGACGCGCCCGACGGTATCGATGCCTACCGGCTCTCGAATCTCGCGGCCGACGTCTGCGAACTGATCCACAGTGAGGGTCGACAGTCGGCCCACATCGTCGGGCACGACTTCGGTGGCTTCGTCGCCTGGAACGTCGCCCTCCGGCACCCTTCCGTGGTCGAGCGCCTCGGTATCTTGAACGTCCCCCACCCGACAGTCTATGGAGAAACCCTCCGGTCGAGCCCCGAACAGATTCTCCGAAGCTGGTACGTGTGGTTCTATCAGGTGCCGAAACTCCCCGAGTGGCTCCTGCGTCGGAACGACATGGACAACATGGTCGATTCGCTCGAAATCACGTCAAACGAGGGTACTTTCGACGACGAAACGATAGAGCGCTACAAGACGGCCTGGCAGTACACCGGCATCGAACCACGGATCAACTGGTACCGTGGGTTCCGCCGGTCGGACAGCCCTCCGCGCGACAATGTCACCCAGCCAACGCTGATCTGCTGGGGCGAAGACGACATCGCGCTCCGCCCGTCGATGGCCGAAGAAAGCGTCGACTACTGCGAGGACGCCCAACTCCGGATGTTCCCCGATGCGTCACACTGGGTCCATCACGAGCGTGAAGAAGTGACTGACGAGCTAATTCACCATCTAACACAGAGTTCGCTGTCGGTGCCAACGAGCCCTCTCGAAGACTGA
- a CDS encoding DUF4397 domain-containing protein, producing MTRRALATVLIVALAVVGSVAVVTATTGHQPAQMEDDENGETTTLTSQESMFLRVVHASPDAPAVDVLVDGSVVYENVSFGTASDYLELPAGTSDVTIQAAGDPDTVVFEDEVTFEPRAAFTIAASGEISEGAETSFEPVVFEDDAAAVEDDESALSVVHLAPDAPAVDVTVGEGDSMLVLAEDVSFRNASEYVTVPSGDYTVDIREATESNNGTVVASVDVSLSGGTVYSATAIGYLDPASAPADTPFEVLLTEDAQTTITVPSPAAPMPPLTETPEDKVTETEAEPPKETETETERETETATETETATERKTETETATETETATATETETETATETATETATETETATETETATETATETETATETETETETETETETPTETETETETETETETETEMPDETENDSL from the coding sequence ATGACACGAAGAGCACTAGCGACAGTCCTCATCGTCGCGCTCGCTGTCGTCGGTTCGGTCGCGGTCGTCACCGCGACGACCGGCCACCAGCCAGCGCAGATGGAGGACGACGAGAACGGCGAGACGACAACACTGACCTCACAGGAATCGATGTTCCTCCGCGTGGTCCACGCGTCGCCGGACGCGCCCGCGGTCGACGTCCTCGTTGACGGGTCCGTGGTCTACGAGAACGTCTCCTTCGGGACCGCAAGCGACTACCTCGAACTCCCCGCCGGCACCAGCGACGTGACCATCCAGGCAGCGGGAGACCCCGATACGGTCGTCTTCGAGGACGAGGTGACGTTCGAGCCCCGGGCGGCATTCACTATCGCCGCCAGTGGCGAGATTAGCGAGGGTGCCGAGACGTCCTTCGAGCCGGTCGTCTTCGAAGACGACGCGGCCGCAGTCGAGGACGACGAGTCGGCGCTCAGCGTCGTCCACCTCGCGCCCGACGCGCCCGCAGTCGACGTGACCGTCGGGGAGGGCGACTCGATGCTCGTTCTCGCCGAGGACGTGTCCTTCCGGAACGCCTCGGAGTACGTGACCGTCCCATCGGGCGACTACACGGTGGACATCCGCGAAGCGACGGAATCGAACAACGGCACGGTCGTGGCCTCGGTTGACGTCTCGCTGTCGGGCGGGACGGTCTACTCCGCGACGGCCATCGGCTACCTCGACCCTGCGTCGGCCCCCGCCGACACGCCGTTCGAGGTGTTGCTGACGGAGGACGCCCAGACGACTATCACCGTCCCCTCGCCGGCGGCTCCGATGCCGCCGCTGACGGAGACTCCCGAGGACAAGGTGACGGAGACGGAGGCCGAGCCACCGAAGGAGACCGAGACAGAGACGGAGAGAGAGACCGAGACTGCGACAGAAACCGAAACTGCCACGGAGCGAAAGACTGAGACCGAGACTGCAACGGAAACCGAGACGGCAACGGCAACGGAAACTGAAACGGAGACGGCGACTGAGACAGCGACCGAAACGGCGACGGAAACCGAGACGGCAACTGAGACTGAAACCGCGACTGAGACGGCAACGGAAACCGAGACTGCCACGGAGACGGAGACAGAGACGGAAACCGAGACTGAGACGGAAACGCCGACTGAAACTGAGACGGAAACTGAAACGGAGACAGAGACCGAGACGGAAACCGAGATGCCGGACGAGACTGAAAACGACTCGCTGTAA
- a CDS encoding DUF7344 domain-containing protein: MSNHSPDSEHASQPAEGIASPALSDDRLYRALTSTLRRRTLYVLLVQGESTVSELATLLAGWEATAWKSMTSREDYEQIRTSLLHHHLPLLADVGLVSYDRASGAVTLEPVTPAVQDLISQSVETDRR; this comes from the coding sequence ATGAGCAATCATTCCCCAGACTCCGAGCACGCGAGTCAGCCTGCAGAGGGGATAGCCAGCCCCGCCCTCTCTGACGACCGTCTGTACCGGGCGCTCACTTCGACCCTCCGCCGGCGGACGCTCTACGTCCTCCTCGTCCAGGGGGAAAGTACGGTCTCCGAACTCGCGACCCTCCTCGCAGGCTGGGAGGCCACGGCCTGGAAGTCCATGACGTCCAGGGAGGACTACGAGCAGATTCGAACCAGCCTCTTGCACCACCACCTGCCACTGCTTGCCGACGTGGGGCTGGTGAGCTACGACCGCGCGTCCGGTGCCGTGACACTCGAACCAGTCACCCCTGCCGTGCAGGACCTCATCAGCCAGAGCGTCGAGACCGACCGCCGGTGA
- a CDS encoding mechanosensitive ion channel family protein — protein sequence MLPLQQGISLEPQEYVTPLVSAATTVVIFAVVFVVLYLLGKYFVTRAVERTLRHRNFDETLVGLAVSTTVGIVAVAAVALAATVAGFGVVLAAFATLAGALALAVGFAAQDLIANFVAGVFIIQDEPFTVGDWVEWNGNSGVVRDIQLRVTKLDTFDNQLVTVPNSDLASAAVINNVANDQRRVSVDFGIGYEDDIDLAREVIIEEGERIDGVLGDPAPSAPVTSLGDSAVVLSGRIWIETAESSYGAVRAQFVEAVKERLDAEGIDMPYPNTELSGAIDVTNVDGTEGVTGD from the coding sequence ATGTTACCACTTCAACAAGGAATCTCCCTTGAGCCACAGGAGTACGTCACGCCCCTCGTCAGCGCGGCCACGACGGTCGTTATCTTCGCCGTCGTGTTCGTGGTGCTGTACCTCCTCGGGAAGTACTTCGTGACCAGGGCGGTCGAACGGACTCTGCGACATCGCAACTTCGACGAGACGCTGGTCGGGCTGGCAGTGAGCACGACAGTCGGAATCGTCGCCGTCGCGGCGGTGGCGCTTGCCGCGACAGTCGCCGGCTTCGGCGTCGTCCTCGCGGCGTTCGCAACGCTCGCCGGTGCGCTCGCGCTCGCTGTCGGGTTCGCCGCCCAGGACCTCATCGCCAACTTCGTCGCCGGCGTGTTCATCATCCAGGACGAACCGTTCACCGTCGGGGACTGGGTCGAGTGGAACGGAAACAGCGGCGTGGTTCGAGACATCCAGTTGCGAGTGACGAAGCTCGATACGTTCGACAACCAGTTGGTTACCGTTCCGAATAGCGACCTCGCCAGCGCGGCTGTCATCAATAACGTTGCCAACGACCAGCGCCGCGTGTCAGTCGACTTCGGCATCGGGTACGAGGACGACATCGACCTGGCACGTGAGGTCATTATCGAGGAAGGCGAGCGTATCGACGGCGTCCTCGGCGACCCTGCCCCGTCCGCTCCCGTCACGTCGCTCGGTGACTCCGCAGTGGTGCTCTCGGGACGAATCTGGATAGAGACGGCCGAGAGCAGCTACGGCGCGGTTCGCGCACAGTTCGTCGAGGCCGTCAAAGAGCGCCTCGACGCCGAGGGCATCGACATGCCCTACCCCAACACCGAACTGTCCGGGGCCATCGACGTCACGAACGTCGATGGAACGGAGGGCGTCACGGGCGACTGA
- a CDS encoding HalOD1 output domain-containing protein: protein MTATTPEPRAAIEYRPEIDTYRVTFEHGSAPPSLVVPETMATVTETAVDDLDPLHAVIDPDALDALFQPRVKSAHRGDGEVIFEYLGHEVTVRSCGEILVQPLAESE, encoded by the coding sequence ATGACAGCCACGACACCGGAGCCACGGGCGGCCATCGAGTATCGACCAGAGATAGACACGTACCGAGTGACGTTCGAACACGGGAGCGCACCACCGAGTCTCGTCGTCCCGGAGACGATGGCGACCGTCACGGAGACGGCAGTCGACGACCTCGACCCGCTGCACGCGGTCATCGACCCGGACGCCCTCGACGCTCTGTTTCAGCCACGCGTGAAGAGTGCTCACCGCGGCGATGGGGAAGTCATCTTCGAGTATCTCGGCCACGAGGTGACGGTGCGGAGCTGTGGTGAGATACTGGTTCAGCCCCTCGCCGAATCTGAGTGA
- a CDS encoding SRPBCC family protein — translation MCADGTDPSHTYIRSQCSIGVHTVSVRREIDAPREVVWGVLDDFGGVAKYNPNVTTSSIVAGPESGPGATRECVLRDGGRIEEEITEYVPDTGYTVNFTDVGKFPLRENVVDIHVESVDGTRTAVTMTSHFRPKFGPLGWLLAKTMMESKFRDTFDEVLEGLDSYVHTLETPAQSG, via the coding sequence TTGTGCGCCGACGGGACCGACCCCAGCCACACCTATATCCGCAGCCAGTGTAGTATCGGCGTGCATACAGTTAGCGTGAGGAGAGAGATAGATGCGCCGAGAGAAGTCGTCTGGGGAGTTCTCGACGACTTCGGCGGGGTCGCGAAGTACAACCCGAACGTCACCACGTCGAGCATCGTCGCCGGCCCGGAGAGTGGACCGGGGGCGACCCGGGAGTGTGTCCTCCGTGACGGCGGCCGTATCGAAGAGGAGATAACCGAGTACGTGCCCGACACCGGATACACCGTGAACTTCACAGACGTCGGGAAGTTCCCGCTCAGGGAGAACGTGGTCGACATCCACGTCGAGTCCGTCGACGGGACGCGAACGGCCGTTACCATGACGTCGCACTTCAGGCCGAAGTTCGGTCCGCTCGGCTGGCTACTCGCGAAGACCATGATGGAGTCGAAGTTCCGGGACACGTTCGACGAGGTCCTCGAGGGACTCGACTCGTACGTCCACACGCTCGAAACGCCCGCACAGAGCGGGTGA
- a CDS encoding NADP-dependent oxidoreductase, whose translation MRDSNREWVFAERPDGEPDMDSFELHESDVPEPEHGQVLVRVRYLSVDPYMRGRMRDAESYAEPWDVGDAMNGAVVGEVVESESDAYDTGDLVTGNGTWADYTVLDAGDVAPVDPTIADLPAYLGVLGMPGRTAYFGLLEVGEPNPGDTVVVSGAAGAVGSVVGQIAKLNGCRVVGSAGTDEKVEWVTDDLGFDAAINYRDVDDYRAALDDVAPDGVDVYFDNVGGPLTDAVFTKLNLDARVAVCGQIAHYNEEGVPTGPRKLPQLIAPRARVQGLLVSDFAPRFTEATEQLATWVASGDISHRETVVDGLENAPEAFLGLFSGDNIGKQVVGVSE comes from the coding sequence ATGCGAGATTCGAACCGCGAGTGGGTGTTTGCCGAGCGTCCCGACGGTGAGCCGGACATGGATAGTTTCGAACTCCACGAAAGCGACGTCCCGGAGCCGGAACACGGCCAGGTCCTCGTGCGGGTCCGCTACCTCTCCGTCGACCCCTACATGCGGGGTCGGATGCGGGACGCGGAGTCGTACGCCGAGCCGTGGGACGTCGGCGACGCGATGAACGGCGCTGTCGTCGGTGAAGTCGTCGAGAGCGAAAGTGACGCGTACGATACCGGCGACCTCGTCACGGGCAACGGAACGTGGGCGGACTACACCGTCCTCGACGCTGGCGACGTCGCTCCCGTCGACCCGACTATCGCGGACCTCCCCGCCTACCTCGGGGTACTCGGCATGCCCGGCCGGACAGCGTACTTCGGGCTCCTCGAAGTCGGCGAACCCAACCCGGGTGACACGGTCGTGGTGTCGGGGGCGGCCGGTGCGGTCGGCTCAGTGGTCGGCCAGATTGCGAAGCTGAACGGGTGCCGCGTCGTCGGCTCCGCGGGCACCGACGAGAAAGTCGAGTGGGTCACCGACGACCTCGGCTTCGACGCCGCAATCAACTACAGGGACGTCGACGACTACCGGGCGGCACTCGACGACGTCGCGCCCGACGGCGTCGACGTCTACTTCGACAACGTCGGCGGCCCGCTGACTGATGCCGTCTTCACGAAGCTGAACCTCGACGCCCGGGTCGCCGTTTGCGGCCAGATCGCTCACTACAACGAGGAGGGCGTCCCGACGGGACCGCGCAAACTCCCGCAACTCATCGCACCGCGTGCGAGAGTCCAGGGACTGCTCGTCAGTGACTTCGCACCGCGATTTACCGAAGCCACCGAACAACTCGCCACGTGGGTGGCGTCGGGCGACATCAGCCATCGCGAGACTGTCGTCGACGGCCTCGAGAACGCACCGGAGGCGTTCCTCGGACTGTTCTCCGGTGACAACATCGGGAAGCAGGTCGTCGGGGTCTCCGAGTAG
- a CDS encoding amphi-Trp domain-containing protein, giving the protein MGELETEAQKTRAEIATSLRDLADQLDSGGDVTLDVGGTGVQVDPTEPVTYKLEAESDWSEGDTEAKQSIEFELVWWREAATAADAALDIQE; this is encoded by the coding sequence ATGGGAGAACTGGAAACGGAAGCGCAGAAGACGCGAGCCGAGATTGCGACGTCCCTCCGGGACCTGGCCGACCAGCTCGACAGCGGAGGAGATGTGACGCTCGACGTCGGCGGAACAGGCGTGCAAGTCGACCCGACAGAGCCTGTGACCTACAAACTCGAAGCCGAATCGGACTGGTCCGAGGGGGACACGGAGGCGAAACAGAGCATCGAGTTCGAACTGGTGTGGTGGCGCGAGGCTGCCACTGCCGCGGACGCGGCCCTCGACATCCAGGAGTGA